The following proteins are encoded in a genomic region of Pelodictyon phaeoclathratiforme BU-1:
- the soxA gene encoding sulfur oxidation c-type cytochrome SoxA: protein MKKIVFNRSLALLFVLAALLAAVRVEAADYQARVQADIQAFRDYFTAQFPDVKFADYADGVYAIDEDSRQQWKEMEEFPPYALSVEDGKALFEIPFANGKTYGSCFANGGAVRQNYPYFDEKKGKVVTLEMAINDCRVANGEKPLACKTGDIAKISAYMAFISRGKPVDVKVQSEGAYKAYVKGKELFYAKHGKLNMSCAGCHMQYAGRRLRAEILSPALGHTTHFPVYRSKWGEIGTLHKRYGGCSNDTGAKSFAPQSEEYCNLEFFETVMSNGLIFNGPASRK, encoded by the coding sequence ATGAAAAAAATAGTGTTTAACCGTTCTCTTGCGCTTCTGTTTGTTCTGGCAGCCCTGCTTGCCGCAGTAAGGGTTGAGGCTGCCGATTATCAGGCCCGTGTGCAGGCCGATATACAGGCGTTCAGGGATTATTTTACCGCCCAGTTTCCCGACGTCAAGTTTGCCGATTATGCAGATGGAGTGTATGCCATTGATGAGGATTCCCGTCAGCAGTGGAAGGAGATGGAGGAGTTTCCTCCCTATGCGCTATCCGTTGAGGATGGCAAAGCTTTGTTTGAAATACCCTTTGCCAACGGTAAAACCTATGGAAGCTGTTTTGCAAATGGTGGCGCTGTCCGGCAGAACTATCCCTATTTTGACGAAAAAAAGGGAAAGGTGGTGACTCTTGAGATGGCCATCAATGATTGTCGGGTGGCTAACGGCGAAAAGCCACTGGCCTGTAAAACCGGTGATATTGCTAAAATATCTGCCTATATGGCTTTTATCAGCAGGGGGAAGCCCGTTGATGTGAAGGTGCAAAGTGAAGGTGCATATAAAGCCTATGTAAAGGGCAAGGAGCTTTTCTACGCCAAGCACGGAAAGCTTAACATGTCTTGCGCTGGTTGCCATATGCAGTATGCTGGAAGACGACTTCGTGCTGAAATTCTTAGTCCGGCGCTTGGTCATACCACCCATTTTCCCGTTTATCGTTCAAAATGGGGAGAGATCGGCACCCTTCACAAACGCTATGGAGGTTGCTCCAATGATACCGGAGCCAAATCGTTCGCCCCACAGAGCGAGGAGTACTGTAATCTTGAGTTTTTCGAGACCGTGATGTCAAACGGTTTGATTTTTAACGGCCCGGCTTCACGAAAATAA